The following coding sequences lie in one Nitrospirota bacterium genomic window:
- a CDS encoding D-alanine--D-alanine ligase, translating into MAKGPVTTKRIGVLMGGESSERDISIRSGLAIYQSLQELGYNAVPIDISKDVVNALKKEKIKFAFLALHGGIGENGAIQGMLEVFGIPYSGSGIMASALAMDKEASKKMFAYHGLPVAPFIVIRRQSKGKKAVDTQLPAVDFPLPWVVKPVAEGSSIGVSIIKEEKDMLPCLEKAFSFDNRVMIEKFIPGKEVHIGILGQRVLGGVEVRPSLEFYNYEAKYTSGLTEYIIPPELDDATYEKAKDIALKAHQALGCAGASRVDLRIDEGTKVPHILEVNTLPGMTTTSLLPKIAKSAGMSFGDLIEEIIRLGLKE; encoded by the coding sequence ATGGCTAAAGGACCGGTTACAACAAAAAGGATAGGTGTGCTGATGGGAGGCGAGTCCTCCGAGAGGGACATCTCCATCAGGAGCGGGCTCGCGATATACCAGAGCCTGCAGGAGCTTGGCTACAACGCAGTGCCGATCGATATCAGCAAGGACGTAGTTAACGCGCTGAAGAAAGAAAAGATCAAGTTTGCTTTCCTTGCCTTACACGGTGGAATAGGGGAAAACGGGGCGATACAGGGGATGCTTGAAGTGTTTGGCATCCCTTACTCAGGTTCAGGCATCATGGCTTCGGCCCTTGCAATGGACAAAGAGGCGTCCAAGAAAATGTTTGCATATCACGGGCTGCCGGTAGCGCCGTTCATAGTCATCCGCCGCCAGTCAAAAGGCAAAAAGGCGGTTGATACACAACTGCCTGCTGTTGACTTTCCCCTGCCGTGGGTTGTCAAGCCTGTTGCAGAGGGGTCCAGCATCGGTGTCAGCATCATTAAAGAAGAAAAAGATATGCTCCCGTGCCTTGAGAAGGCCTTCTCATTTGACAACAGGGTAATGATAGAGAAATTCATCCCCGGCAAAGAGGTGCACATCGGGATACTCGGACAGAGGGTCCTTGGAGGCGTTGAGGTGAGGCCCTCTCTGGAATTTTATAACTACGAGGCAAAGTATACATCGGGACTTACTGAGTACATCATTCCCCCGGAGCTTGATGACGCGACATATGAAAAGGCTAAAGACATTGCGTTGAAGGCCCACCAGGCGCTTGGATGCGCTGGCGCCAGCAGGGTTGATCTGAGAATTGATGAAGGCACCAAGGTCCCGCATATTCTTGAAGTTAACACACTGCCCGGCATGACAACGACGAGCCTGCTGCCGAAGATAGCAAAGTCAGCGGGCATGAGTTTCGGCGATCTTATAGAGGAGATAATAAGACTTGGCCTCAAAGAATAA
- a CDS encoding UDP-N-acetylmuramate--L-alanine ligase: MYKRFEKIHFVGIGGVGMSGIAEVLHNLGYDISGSDLKESETTNRLKGQGINIIIGHKAENITSADVVVISSAVSSYNPEVEAARKLSIPVIPRAEMLAELARLKYAVLVAGAHGKTTTTSLVASVLAEGGIDPTVVIGGKLKGIGSNAKLGQGDFLVAEADESDGSFLKLSPTIAVVTNIDREHLDYFKNIDEIKNAFDSFINKIPFYGLAVLYGDNEHMKEILPNVKRRFITYGLSDNLDLVAKDIKTHNFRTRFEAVLNGRSFGVFEVPLIGLHNVCNCLAAIAVANELEMGMVDIQRALSNFSGVQRRFEMKGEVAGIKVIDDYGHHPAEVMATLKAAKAAMSEGRGQKAEGRLIVLFQPHRYTRTRDLFKDFIYAFTDADKVLLLDIYPAGEKPIEGVNSESLFKEIKKTGKDIEYLKDRSEISDYLDRELKEGDILLTLGAGDVWKIGEEFLKIKNETTETQRH, translated from the coding sequence ATGTATAAACGGTTTGAGAAAATTCATTTCGTGGGTATCGGCGGCGTCGGCATGAGCGGCATTGCGGAGGTCCTCCATAATCTCGGCTACGACATCTCAGGCTCTGATCTAAAAGAATCTGAAACTACGAACAGATTGAAAGGGCAGGGCATTAACATCATCATCGGCCACAAGGCGGAGAATATAACGAGCGCTGATGTTGTGGTCATCTCATCAGCGGTCTCTTCTTACAATCCTGAGGTGGAAGCCGCGCGCAAATTGTCCATTCCTGTCATACCGAGGGCGGAGATGCTTGCGGAGCTTGCGAGGTTGAAATACGCGGTGCTGGTGGCAGGGGCGCACGGCAAGACCACGACAACGTCACTGGTGGCGAGCGTGCTTGCAGAGGGAGGGATCGACCCTACCGTTGTGATAGGAGGCAAATTAAAAGGCATCGGAAGCAACGCAAAATTAGGGCAGGGGGATTTCCTTGTAGCGGAGGCGGATGAGAGCGACGGCTCTTTCCTGAAACTCTCTCCCACTATCGCTGTGGTGACCAATATAGACAGGGAGCATCTGGATTATTTCAAAAACATTGATGAGATAAAGAACGCCTTCGATTCATTCATAAACAAAATACCTTTTTACGGGCTGGCTGTTTTATACGGCGACAATGAACACATGAAGGAGATCCTGCCCAATGTCAAACGGAGATTTATCACATACGGATTGAGCGACAACCTCGACCTTGTCGCAAAGGACATCAAGACACATAATTTCAGGACAAGATTCGAGGCTGTCCTAAACGGGAGATCATTCGGCGTATTTGAAGTCCCGCTTATCGGACTCCACAACGTGTGCAACTGTCTTGCAGCCATCGCCGTTGCGAATGAACTGGAGATGGGCATGGTAGACATACAGAGGGCCTTAAGCAACTTCAGCGGGGTACAGCGGCGTTTTGAAATGAAAGGTGAAGTTGCGGGTATCAAGGTGATTGATGATTACGGGCATCACCCCGCCGAGGTCATGGCGACTTTGAAGGCGGCGAAGGCGGCGATGAGTGAAGGCAGAGGGCAGAAGGCGGAAGGCAGACTAATTGTTCTCTTTCAGCCTCACAGGTACACAAGGACGAGGGACCTTTTTAAAGATTTCATCTATGCCTTCACGGACGCTGACAAGGTGCTGCTGTTAGACATTTATCCCGCGGGAGAAAAACCCATTGAAGGGGTCAATTCGGAATCGTTATTTAAAGAGATAAAGAAAACAGGCAAGGACATTGAGTATTTAAAGGACAGGTCAGAGATATCAGATTATCTTGACCGGGAATTGAAAGAAGGAGATATCCTGCTGACCCTCGGGGCCGGGGATGTATGGAAAATCGGCGAGGAGTTTTTAAAAATTAAAAATGAAACCACAGAGACACAGAGGCACTGA
- a CDS encoding HAMP domain-containing protein, whose translation MKTTGSIRKRLIISLVILAIVPLLLLGAVLSWQDSVIQRRQAMELQSEIAKRVSGEILSKIHEQETTLLNAMKIDYYITEIGRQRQHQILSKLRAFKDENHRDSFNDLVLLNGNGREIMRVSRASIFTDRDLGDRSGAEEFLVPIAKRATYYGPVYFDKKTGGPFMLMSLPVIDERGDKLKGVLVAEMRLKFMQEIVAAMHIGKSGIAYITDNDGRVIVHPDPSVMLKDAHFHVPDKAVIMTGINGTKVVLAGDTIKLGDQYLHIVTEVPVTEALKNTARPMLTIAAFLLFTLSVALALGFTIMRKIIRPIESLAETAQAISSGNLSQKAAFSGSDEIGVLSLAFNKMTSQLIDTIDSLQHTVYQREAANVKLLERTEEKEVLLKEIHHRVKNNMQVISSLLSLQSDQIDDRQYIELFDESRNRIRSMSLIHEKLYQSNDLAHIDFNDYVKSLANGLLMFYGTNNGSISLNIKAEELSLAIDTAIPCGLIINELVSNALKYAFPKDRKGEIKISFRKITGEDKYELVVSDNGAGIPEGIDIRAVKSLGMQLIVNLVEHQLKGELALDRSSGTKYFIRFKELKYKNRI comes from the coding sequence ATGAAAACAACGGGCAGCATCAGAAAGCGCCTGATCATTTCTCTCGTTATCCTTGCGATAGTCCCTCTCCTTTTGCTCGGCGCTGTCTTATCATGGCAGGACTCTGTTATCCAGCGGAGACAGGCGATGGAATTACAAAGCGAGATCGCCAAGCGCGTTTCCGGCGAGATCCTCTCGAAGATCCATGAACAGGAGACGACCCTGCTCAATGCAATGAAGATCGACTACTACATTACAGAAATCGGACGGCAGCGGCAGCATCAGATCCTTTCCAAGCTGCGCGCGTTCAAGGACGAAAATCACAGGGACTCATTCAATGACCTGGTTCTGCTCAATGGCAATGGCAGAGAGATCATGCGCGTGTCCCGCGCTTCAATCTTTACTGACAGGGACCTCGGTGACCGGTCAGGGGCTGAGGAATTTCTGGTTCCCATTGCAAAACGCGCTACATACTATGGCCCCGTGTATTTCGACAAAAAAACAGGAGGCCCTTTCATGTTAATGAGCCTTCCGGTAATTGACGAGCGGGGTGATAAATTAAAGGGTGTCCTTGTTGCTGAAATGCGTCTGAAATTCATGCAGGAAATAGTGGCGGCTATGCATATAGGCAAATCCGGCATTGCCTACATCACGGACAACGACGGCAGGGTCATTGTACATCCTGATCCTTCGGTGATGTTAAAAGACGCACACTTCCACGTGCCTGATAAGGCCGTTATTATGACAGGCATTAACGGCACAAAGGTCGTTTTGGCCGGTGATACAATAAAACTTGGTGATCAGTATCTTCATATTGTAACTGAGGTGCCTGTAACGGAAGCCCTGAAAAACACCGCCCGTCCCATGCTCACCATAGCGGCTTTTCTTTTATTTACCCTGTCAGTGGCTTTGGCCCTCGGATTTACAATTATGCGCAAGATCATCAGGCCCATCGAATCCCTTGCCGAAACCGCGCAGGCGATCAGCAGCGGCAACCTGTCGCAAAAGGCGGCTTTTTCAGGCAGCGATGAGATAGGTGTTTTGTCCCTGGCTTTCAACAAAATGACCTCCCAGCTCATAGACACAATAGATTCGCTCCAGCATACCGTATATCAGCGCGAAGCCGCAAATGTAAAGCTGCTTGAGAGGACAGAGGAAAAAGAGGTGCTGCTGAAAGAAATTCACCACAGGGTAAAAAACAACATGCAGGTCATTTCAAGCCTGTTAAGCCTACAGTCGGACCAGATCGACGACCGGCAGTATATTGAATTGTTCGATGAAAGCCGCAACCGGATAAGGTCCATGTCCCTCATCCACGAGAAACTCTACCAGTCAAATGACCTTGCCCATATCGATTTCAATGATTACGTCAAGAGCCTTGCAAACGGCCTGCTCATGTTCTACGGCACAAACAACGGAAGTATTTCACTCAATATTAAAGCAGAGGAGCTCAGTCTTGCAATCGACACCGCAATACCGTGCGGGTTGATTATAAATGAACTGGTTTCAAACGCGCTGAAGTACGCTTTCCCCAAGGACCGAAAGGGAGAGATAAAGATATCGTTCAGAAAGATCACCGGTGAGGACAAATATGAACTCGTGGTCAGCGATAACGGCGCGGGGATACCGGAAGGCATTGATATCAGGGCGGTGAAATCACTGGGCATGCAGCTCATTGTCAATTTAGTGGAGCATCAACTGAAGGGCGAATTGGCCCTGGACAGAAGCAGCGGCACAAAATACTTCATACGCTTTAAAGAGCTGAAGTATAAGAACAGGATTTAA
- the ftsZ gene encoding cell division protein FtsZ: MKIFELEELQNGSITNPAKIKIVGVGGGGSNAVNSMIASNLQGVEFVAINTDAQALELSLAHQCVQVGTSLTKGLGSGANPETGKQAALEDRGAVEDALRGADMIFITAGMGGGTGTGASPVVAEVARELGILTTAVVTKPFLFEGNKRSRNAEQGIKELQKHVDSLIVVHNQRLLNIADKDTTWLQALNLANDVLRQAVKGISDLILVPGLINQDFADIKTILSNSGRSLIGIGSASGETRAVSAAKMAISSPLLEETSIDGAKGVLINITGGSSLSFHEVNEAASLIKDAVHDDAEIIFGSVIDPDLDDKVVITVIATGFEEKTRPVMPSLEKWRPKGDSVVLKGSTQRFLSKETVKVDSEDYLDVPTFMRKNGYSENEQDIKTV; encoded by the coding sequence ATGAAGATTTTCGAGCTTGAGGAGTTACAGAACGGCAGTATTACCAACCCGGCAAAGATCAAGATTGTGGGTGTCGGCGGAGGAGGGAGCAATGCTGTAAACAGCATGATAGCGTCGAACCTCCAGGGAGTTGAGTTTGTGGCCATCAACACGGATGCGCAGGCGCTTGAATTGTCACTTGCGCACCAGTGCGTGCAGGTCGGCACTTCATTGACAAAGGGACTTGGCTCCGGCGCAAACCCCGAGACAGGCAAGCAGGCCGCACTTGAAGACAGAGGCGCGGTTGAAGACGCATTGAGAGGCGCCGACATGATTTTTATAACAGCAGGCATGGGAGGGGGCACAGGCACCGGCGCGTCCCCGGTTGTCGCGGAGGTAGCGAGGGAGCTTGGCATTCTTACCACGGCAGTTGTTACCAAACCGTTTCTCTTTGAGGGCAACAAGAGGTCCAGAAACGCGGAGCAGGGGATAAAAGAACTGCAGAAACATGTGGACTCCCTTATCGTCGTCCATAATCAGAGATTGTTAAATATTGCGGACAAGGACACGACCTGGCTTCAGGCCTTAAACCTTGCAAATGACGTCCTGAGACAGGCGGTAAAAGGCATCTCTGACCTGATACTCGTTCCCGGACTTATAAACCAGGATTTTGCGGACATAAAGACCATCTTGTCAAACAGCGGCAGGTCACTCATCGGTATCGGCAGCGCAAGCGGCGAGACCCGCGCGGTAAGCGCGGCCAAGATGGCAATCTCAAGCCCCCTGTTGGAGGAAACCTCCATTGATGGCGCTAAAGGCGTATTGATAAACATCACTGGAGGTTCCTCCCTCTCTTTTCACGAGGTCAACGAGGCAGCCAGCCTTATCAAGGATGCGGTGCATGATGACGCGGAAATAATCTTCGGCTCGGTAATTGACCCGGACCTTGACGACAAGGTTGTAATTACGGTGATTGCCACAGGCTTTGAAGAAAAGACCCGCCCTGTGATGCCTTCGCTTGAGAAATGGAGGCCGAAGGGAGATTCAGTTGTGTTGAAAGGCTCCACTCAAAGGTTTTTGTCGAAGGAGACGGTGAAGGTTGACAGCGAGGATTATCTTGACGTCCCGACCTTCATGCGTAAAAACGGATATTCTGAAAATGAGCAGGACATAAAAACGGTTTAG
- the murB gene encoding UDP-N-acetylmuramate dehydrogenase, whose amino-acid sequence MDKELKGIFEKGLFKGEMKFDELMSEHTSLGIGGPAEVMVFPEDPVSLRNVLRAAKKENIPVAVLGGGTNLLVSDKGIEGVVISLKAFRGIEFTRGSNDREAVLYVAAGVPLAGLLSFAQKNGCAGIEALVGIPGYFGGAVYMNAGSFGAEIKDVLVSVAVMDMNGRISILEKDKLNFSYRSSNIPDGLIILSANILLKRDNPDEISRRMKDYLQKKRNTQPLGEPSAGCVFKNPEGDAAGRLIDAAGCKGMRVGDVEVSAVHANYFINKGSAACGDFIALMKIVKAKVKQHSGVALEPEIKIVGKN is encoded by the coding sequence ATGGACAAGGAATTAAAAGGCATTTTTGAAAAAGGGCTTTTCAAGGGCGAGATGAAGTTTGATGAACTGATGTCGGAGCACACGTCTCTGGGAATAGGCGGGCCTGCGGAGGTCATGGTCTTCCCTGAAGACCCTGTGTCCTTGAGGAACGTCCTGCGCGCTGCAAAAAAGGAGAATATCCCGGTGGCCGTACTTGGAGGCGGGACGAATCTCCTTGTCAGTGATAAGGGGATAGAAGGCGTCGTTATCTCATTGAAGGCATTCAGGGGGATTGAGTTTACGAGGGGAAGCAATGACCGGGAAGCGGTTCTGTACGTTGCGGCAGGAGTGCCGCTTGCGGGTCTTTTGAGTTTCGCCCAAAAGAACGGATGCGCCGGCATTGAGGCGCTGGTCGGGATACCCGGATATTTTGGCGGCGCTGTGTATATGAATGCGGGGTCTTTCGGCGCGGAGATCAAAGACGTGCTCGTCTCAGTAGCGGTGATGGATATGAACGGCAGGATCTCAATTTTGGAGAAGGACAAATTGAATTTTTCATACAGGTCTTCAAATATTCCCGACGGCCTGATAATCCTCAGCGCGAACATTTTATTAAAGAGAGATAATCCTGATGAGATATCAAGGCGCATGAAAGATTATTTACAGAAAAAGAGAAATACACAGCCGCTCGGAGAGCCTTCCGCAGGGTGCGTTTTTAAAAATCCCGAGGGAGATGCAGCGGGAAGGCTGATAGACGCGGCAGGGTGTAAAGGGATGAGGGTCGGCGATGTCGAGGTGAGCGCGGTACATGCCAATTATTTTATTAATAAAGGCAGCGCCGCGTGCGGGGACTTTATCGCATTAATGAAAATCGTGAAGGCGAAGGTGAAGCAACACAGCGGTGTCGCGCTTGAGCCGGAGATAAAAATTGTGGGGAAAAATTAA
- the ftsW gene encoding putative lipid II flippase FtsW: MNSKDTRGIIISVALLVCIGILMVYSSTVLMSMKRYGNSFHFLLNHIFTVFVGVAAMFILSRMDYQSFRRPFFHIASFQVSAIHILMGIALFMLLLVFVPGIGISANGARRWLRLWPTTFQPSEFAKIVMVIFLADYMDRNIHRMKDARFGIMIPIGVMLLFQGIIIIQPDFGAVMSLGILTMGLLLIGGVRLSYIGAMALLSLPAIFIAVTSSSYRMKRIMSFTDPWKDSLGSGFQLVQSFIAFGNGGLTGLGLGGSKQKLYFLPEVHTDFIFSLIGEELGMIGAVSVLLLFLYFFLKGVKVANKTNDSFSYFLTLGLTMMIGVQVIINFAVTTGLMPTKGLPLPFISYGGSSLLINLAAIGILINISRHNENRTIDSRTGADNFADHNYYAGRRT, from the coding sequence ATGAACAGTAAAGACACAAGAGGGATCATAATTTCGGTAGCGTTGCTTGTTTGCATTGGCATTCTTATGGTCTACAGTTCAACAGTGCTGATGTCCATGAAGAGATACGGAAATAGTTTTCATTTTCTGCTGAATCATATCTTTACCGTATTTGTTGGAGTCGCGGCAATGTTCATATTGTCGAGAATGGACTATCAGAGTTTCAGACGGCCATTTTTTCATATAGCGTCATTTCAGGTGTCCGCAATTCATATACTGATGGGGATCGCCTTGTTTATGCTGCTGCTGGTGTTTGTGCCGGGTATCGGTATTTCTGCAAATGGCGCGAGAAGGTGGCTCAGGCTCTGGCCCACTACTTTTCAACCCTCGGAGTTTGCCAAAATAGTCATGGTCATATTTCTTGCCGATTACATGGACAGGAACATCCACAGGATGAAAGATGCCCGGTTCGGCATTATGATACCTATCGGCGTTATGCTATTGTTCCAGGGCATAATAATCATCCAGCCTGATTTCGGCGCGGTAATGAGCCTCGGGATACTCACCATGGGTCTTTTGCTTATCGGAGGTGTGAGATTGAGTTACATCGGGGCAATGGCGCTTCTCTCCCTGCCTGCTATTTTTATTGCCGTAACGTCTTCTTCATACAGGATGAAAAGGATAATGTCTTTTACCGATCCGTGGAAGGATTCTCTCGGCAGCGGCTTTCAGCTTGTGCAGTCGTTTATCGCCTTCGGCAACGGCGGGCTGACAGGACTGGGACTTGGCGGGAGCAAACAGAAACTGTATTTCCTTCCCGAGGTCCACACCGATTTTATTTTTTCATTGATCGGGGAAGAATTAGGAATGATCGGCGCGGTGTCTGTGCTGCTCCTCTTTCTGTACTTTTTCCTGAAGGGTGTCAAGGTCGCAAATAAGACGAATGATTCGTTCAGTTATTTCCTGACCCTCGGTTTGACGATGATGATAGGGGTCCAGGTCATTATTAATTTTGCGGTAACAACAGGGCTGATGCCGACAAAGGGCCTGCCGCTGCCGTTTATCAGTTACGGCGGATCGTCCCTGCTTATTAATCTTGCCGCGATCGGGATACTTATAAACATATCAAGACACAACGAGAACAGGACCATAGACAGCAGGACAGGCGCTGATAATTTTGCGGACCATAATTATTACGCGGGAAGGCGGACATGA
- the ftsA gene encoding cell division protein FtsA yields the protein MHFGFIKDVTAKNGSIVVGLDIGSTKICVMVAEVNPFRSRDENNFPANIMGVGTAPSKGIKKGVVINIEQTVEAIREAVQRAEEASGVDIKTVYTGVTGSHIGYISSQGIIAVKEKEIGQKEVDMVIDAARAVAIPFDREILHVVPLEFIVNGQEGITDPRGMVGVRLEAKVQIITGAASSIQNLMKCCQKAGLEALDVVFQPVATADAVLTRDEKELGVALVDIGGGTIDIALYKEGNIFHSAVLAVGGGNFTNDAAIGLRLPFHEAEKIKRKYGCSMLSLVRGEEEIGIETADGKPGRSITRSHLVEILQPRAEELFGLIKEEITGKGHHKLMNAGVVLTGGTVLMEGMTVMAENILELPVKIGSPIGIGGHTDILSNPAYAACAGLVLQGAQEILAEQGLNSGGIFSGIKSKMSGWFRL from the coding sequence ATGCATTTTGGATTTATAAAAGACGTGACCGCGAAAAACGGCAGCATAGTAGTCGGTCTTGATATCGGCTCGACAAAGATATGCGTCATGGTTGCCGAGGTCAACCCTTTCAGGAGCCGGGATGAGAATAATTTCCCTGCAAATATAATGGGCGTCGGCACGGCCCCGTCAAAGGGTATCAAAAAAGGGGTCGTCATCAACATCGAGCAGACCGTTGAAGCAATAAGGGAAGCGGTGCAGCGTGCTGAAGAGGCGTCAGGCGTTGATATAAAAACAGTGTATACAGGGGTCACCGGAAGCCACATAGGGTATATTTCAAGTCAGGGCATTATCGCTGTAAAGGAAAAAGAAATTGGACAGAAGGAAGTTGACATGGTGATCGACGCCGCAAGGGCCGTGGCAATTCCCTTTGACCGGGAGATACTCCATGTGGTCCCCCTGGAGTTTATCGTGAACGGGCAGGAGGGGATCACTGACCCGCGCGGAATGGTAGGGGTGAGGCTTGAGGCGAAGGTCCAGATAATAACCGGCGCTGCCTCGTCAATCCAGAATTTAATGAAGTGCTGCCAGAAGGCGGGGCTTGAGGCGCTTGATGTTGTGTTCCAGCCGGTTGCCACCGCCGATGCCGTGCTGACGCGGGATGAGAAGGAACTCGGCGTCGCGCTTGTAGATATTGGCGGCGGCACAATTGATATCGCGCTTTATAAAGAAGGGAATATTTTCCATTCCGCGGTGTTGGCTGTTGGAGGCGGCAATTTCACAAATGACGCGGCGATAGGATTGAGGCTCCCTTTTCATGAAGCTGAGAAGATAAAAAGAAAGTACGGCTGCTCGATGCTGTCCCTGGTGCGCGGTGAAGAAGAGATCGGGATCGAAACCGCAGACGGCAAGCCGGGCAGGAGCATAACGAGAAGCCACCTCGTTGAAATACTCCAGCCGCGCGCGGAAGAATTGTTCGGGTTGATCAAAGAAGAGATCACCGGAAAAGGCCATCACAAACTGATGAACGCGGGCGTGGTTTTGACAGGCGGCACGGTATTAATGGAAGGGATGACCGTGATGGCGGAAAATATTCTGGAGCTTCCCGTAAAAATTGGAAGCCCTATTGGTATCGGAGGGCATACTGATATTTTAAGCAACCCCGCATATGCTGCCTGTGCAGGTCTTGTCCTTCAGGGAGCGCAGGAGATTTTAGCCGAACAGGGACTAAACAGCGGAGGAATATTCAGCGGGATAAAATCGAAGATGAGCGGGTGGTTTAGACTATAA
- a CDS encoding FtsQ-type POTRA domain-containing protein: MASKNNKRKSVSRRQGKLSIFLKKTGIILSVALAVTTIVLGTYLLAQAFYVREIEVSGNEHLDKRDIENILNIRRESLLDLHLKDIDERLRKNAWIKKTTLRWQLPGTLVIDIEEARPKALLNFEGETFLVNEEGNVMERLQDAGTPFLPEIKGIDPRYKKEMSEALKLVEALSSRKILADKQLVEIGLEPYGLNLNIDGEFIKVGYGQYAEKFDKWVELEPELKKMGVPIQYVDLRFKDSVIVKPVTPEKPDKNDKLKEKDKDKEKVTEAAKDKGKGKAKVRSSKKEKKV; this comes from the coding sequence TTGGCCTCAAAGAATAACAAACGGAAATCAGTGTCGCGGCGACAGGGGAAGCTCTCTATCTTTCTCAAGAAGACGGGTATCATCCTGTCAGTTGCGCTGGCAGTAACCACCATAGTGCTGGGAACGTATTTGCTGGCCCAGGCGTTTTATGTCAGAGAGATAGAGGTTTCAGGCAACGAGCATCTTGACAAGAGAGATATTGAAAACATTTTAAACATCCGGCGGGAATCCCTTTTGGACCTTCACCTGAAAGATATCGACGAGAGGCTGAGGAAAAACGCGTGGATAAAGAAGACAACCTTAAGATGGCAGCTGCCCGGAACACTCGTGATAGACATTGAAGAGGCGAGGCCCAAGGCCCTGCTCAATTTCGAAGGAGAGACTTTCCTTGTTAATGAGGAAGGCAATGTAATGGAAAGGCTGCAAGATGCGGGCACTCCTTTTCTGCCGGAAATAAAGGGGATAGACCCGAGGTATAAAAAAGAAATGTCGGAGGCCTTGAAATTAGTTGAAGCCCTGTCCTCCAGGAAAATACTTGCCGACAAGCAGTTAGTAGAGATAGGCCTGGAACCGTACGGGCTCAATCTGAATATCGACGGAGAATTTATCAAAGTCGGTTACGGGCAGTACGCGGAGAAATTCGACAAGTGGGTGGAGCTTGAACCGGAGTTGAAGAAGATGGGTGTGCCGATCCAGTACGTGGACCTGAGATTTAAAGATTCCGTTATTGTGAAGCCTGTAACACCGGAAAAACCGGACAAGAACGACAAACTGAAAGAGAAGGACAAAGATAAAGAGAAGGTGACCGAGGCGGCAAAAGATAAAGGCAAGGGAAAGGCGAAAGTTAGAAGCAGCAAGAAGGAGAAAAAAGTTTGA
- the murG gene encoding undecaprenyldiphospho-muramoylpentapeptide beta-N-acetylglucosaminyltransferase, with product MNIVIAGGGTGGHVFPAVAIAKELRNSIANVKITFIGTARGIESKIIPKEGYDIRFIRSEGLVGKNIFKTISSAMKIPTSLSDARAILKELQPQLVLGVGGYSSGPVLLCASMMGIPTIIHEQNTLPGLTNKLLGKFVDTIAVTYHESMDFFPQDKTYLTGNPIRADILSGSREKGYKTFSLERDLFTIFVFGGSLGASRINSAVSEALAYLVPLKDKVQFLHQTGDRDFDTVREAYRVREFRGTVVPFAHEMADAYAVADLIVSRAGATTLAELTACGKAAILIPYPYAAGNHQEVNARKLWDIGAAQMILDRDLNGKVLADLIKFMIEDPEAIGQMERTSKSLGNPEATAKIVELMLGLLKKKTVDKMQGKEQRMQMKEHNHQVS from the coding sequence ATGAACATTGTTATAGCGGGAGGCGGCACAGGCGGGCATGTGTTTCCGGCAGTTGCCATTGCAAAGGAACTAAGAAATTCAATCGCCAACGTCAAAATCACATTTATCGGGACAGCGAGGGGGATTGAGTCAAAGATAATTCCCAAAGAAGGCTATGACATAAGGTTTATAAGGTCCGAGGGGCTTGTGGGGAAAAACATTTTCAAGACTATTTCATCGGCCATGAAAATCCCCACTTCCTTAAGCGATGCCCGTGCGATACTGAAAGAGCTCCAGCCTCAACTGGTATTGGGCGTCGGGGGCTACAGCTCCGGCCCGGTGCTCCTTTGCGCCTCGATGATGGGCATCCCCACAATAATACATGAGCAGAATACACTACCCGGCCTCACCAATAAATTGCTCGGCAAATTTGTCGACACCATTGCGGTGACGTATCATGAGAGCATGGACTTTTTCCCTCAGGACAAAACCTATCTTACGGGCAACCCCATAAGGGCTGATATCCTGAGCGGCAGCAGGGAGAAAGGCTACAAGACGTTTAGTCTTGAGAGGGACCTTTTTACAATATTTGTCTTCGGCGGAAGTCTCGGGGCCAGCCGCATAAACAGCGCGGTCAGTGAGGCCCTTGCGTACCTTGTGCCGCTGAAGGACAAGGTGCAGTTTCTGCATCAGACAGGAGACAGGGATTTTGATACCGTCAGGGAGGCCTACAGGGTGCGTGAATTCAGGGGGACCGTTGTCCCGTTCGCGCACGAAATGGCAGACGCGTATGCAGTGGCGGATCTGATTGTCTCAAGGGCAGGCGCAACCACCCTTGCAGAACTGACCGCGTGCGGCAAGGCGGCAATACTCATCCCTTACCCGTATGCCGCAGGCAATCACCAGGAAGTCAACGCGAGAAAGCTTTGGGACATCGGCGCGGCCCAGATGATACTTGACAGGGACCTGAACGGCAAGGTGCTTGCCGATCTAATTAAATTCATGATAGAAGACCCTGAGGCAATAGGGCAGATGGAGCGCACCAGCAAGTCCCTGGGCAACCCGGAGGCTACGGCGAAAATCGTTGAACTCATGCTGGGGCTATTAAAAAAAAAGACGGTAGATAAGATGCAGGGCAAAGAACAGAGAATGCAGATGAAAGAACATAACCATCAGGTGAGTTAG